The following are encoded in a window of Candidatus Polarisedimenticolaceae bacterium genomic DNA:
- a CDS encoding FG-GAP-like repeat-containing protein: MLIENPGRRAPYAAAFALSLTLTGPAWAQAPDPGWLAKASAEVAAAEYRFAADEAGAACAPNRAHDLRARVAGDGISIESRTRGADPREGGWRLTLGGLAWGRGEHFGPAERGAVTSEGNRAAIVRMGIVETWINDTRGLEQTFDVHAPPPGSRAGGLLRIAVELGGDLLPFLAEDRASIEFRSPGGEPVARLGHLLTTDALGRVVPSSFELAEGRLEIHVDDADAVYPLHVDPLLTSPSWVVESNQAGSSLGISVATAGDVNNDGFSDVVVGAWGYDAGQTDEGAAFLYLGSASGPSTTASVTFQADQASAQFGAAVSTAGDLNGDGFDDVIVGAPAYDPGVADVGQVFVYLGGNPMNAVVDKTDSRGSSGSNYGGYVAPAGDVDRDGYSDVAVGAAYLDDGQVDEGAVFVRYGHPTSVFDASQEWAIQSNQANARLGAVGTAGDVNGDGYDDLIVGAYLYNSGESGEGKAWVFHGGPGGLAAGHSWSAEPNQLEAQFGVSVATAGDVDGDGYADVVVGANAFDNGQTNEGAVYLYRGSASGLSASYTHRIESDGPGALLGTSVATAGDVNGDGFADVIAGALNFDGAGTDRGRIYVWPGSAQGLRTSSPWTFDGDQDSGKIGRSVATAGDVNGDGYSDVIAGASDYDAGQTNEGRAYLFLGSGDGLTTASLDDIVLSGATVDTDFGWSVASAGDVNGDGFSDVIVGAEGYDNGQTDEGGAFVYLGSGGGLPTSPNATLQSNQAGALFGWAVAGAGDVNGDGYDDVVVGAPEFNINTGQPVRTGRVFVFHGGPSGVDPTADFQDSHYGTSGPPDANFGESVSGAGDVNGDGFADVVVGARSAGEAFVYHGSGTGLRNDNETALAEGNEFGRSVSGGGDVNRDGFSDVIVGRPDTFGSDFAYVYCGSAAGVSASPCWTKAGTFSGMGHGVGGAGDVNGDGFSDVVVIDRASGASSGQWQVFHGSASGLSTTAARTVSFSYLDRVGSAGDVNGDGFSDVVIGAGSGNSAAVYLGSSTGIGSTAGWSVTGANAGDQFGHAAAGAGDVNGDGFSDVIVGAYGEGSGAVHVYYGGGGDGLDRRPRQIRSSTTAPIAHVGNADSSDRFRIRLFRRTPAGRDSVGYQFQVASPGQAFGSGVSGTAGPADSGVPGANGSATDTERLVTGLLPQTVYRWRARYFSHNPYFPASRWFAVQGNNVTEADFRTPCATLWYRDADGDTYGTSSLSQNACAQPTGYVATAGDCNDADDSMFPGNPEVCDGKDNDCNGTADALPAPTGTPSIATITRSGISVTFSWAAVAGADRYDTVRGRLLLLKSSGGDFTSTVDNCSANDATSTSVTDPYPTPVNDHFYFLVRAVNCATNGTYDEPAGTQVGLRDAEVQGAAGGTCP, encoded by the coding sequence ATGCTAATCGAGAACCCGGGTCGACGTGCCCCGTACGCCGCGGCTTTCGCGTTGTCCCTGACGCTCACGGGGCCCGCTTGGGCTCAGGCGCCCGACCCCGGCTGGCTGGCGAAGGCCTCCGCGGAGGTCGCCGCCGCCGAGTACCGCTTCGCGGCGGACGAAGCGGGGGCGGCGTGCGCGCCGAACCGGGCCCACGACCTCCGGGCGCGCGTCGCCGGCGACGGGATCTCGATCGAGTCCCGGACCCGCGGAGCCGATCCCCGCGAGGGCGGCTGGCGACTGACCCTCGGCGGCCTGGCGTGGGGGCGGGGCGAGCACTTCGGGCCGGCCGAGCGGGGCGCCGTGACCTCCGAAGGGAATCGCGCGGCGATCGTCCGCATGGGGATCGTCGAGACCTGGATCAACGACACGCGCGGGCTCGAGCAAACGTTCGACGTCCACGCCCCTCCGCCGGGGTCGCGCGCGGGTGGGCTCCTCCGGATCGCCGTCGAACTCGGCGGCGACCTCCTCCCGTTCCTCGCGGAGGACCGCGCGTCGATCGAGTTTCGGTCCCCCGGCGGCGAGCCCGTCGCACGCCTCGGGCACCTTCTCACCACCGACGCGCTGGGGCGCGTCGTCCCGTCGAGCTTCGAGCTCGCCGAGGGGCGCCTGGAGATTCACGTCGACGACGCCGACGCCGTTTATCCCCTCCACGTCGATCCGCTGCTGACGAGCCCGTCGTGGGTCGTCGAGTCGAACCAGGCCGGCAGTTCGCTCGGAATTTCGGTCGCGACCGCGGGGGACGTCAACAACGACGGCTTCTCCGACGTCGTCGTCGGCGCGTGGGGGTACGACGCCGGGCAGACCGACGAAGGGGCGGCCTTCCTCTACCTCGGGTCCGCCTCCGGTCCGTCGACCACGGCGAGCGTGACGTTCCAGGCCGATCAGGCCTCGGCGCAGTTCGGCGCCGCCGTCTCGACCGCGGGCGACCTCAACGGCGACGGCTTCGACGACGTGATCGTCGGGGCCCCGGCGTACGACCCCGGCGTCGCGGACGTCGGGCAGGTCTTCGTCTACCTCGGAGGCAATCCGATGAATGCCGTCGTCGACAAGACGGACAGTCGCGGGAGCTCCGGTTCGAACTACGGCGGCTACGTCGCGCCGGCGGGGGACGTCGACCGCGACGGCTATTCGGACGTCGCCGTCGGCGCGGCGTACCTCGACGACGGGCAGGTCGACGAGGGGGCCGTGTTCGTTCGGTACGGGCACCCCACTTCCGTGTTCGACGCCTCGCAGGAGTGGGCCATCCAGTCGAATCAGGCGAACGCCAGGCTCGGCGCGGTCGGGACCGCAGGCGACGTCAACGGCGACGGGTACGACGATCTCATCGTGGGCGCCTATCTCTACAACAGCGGAGAGAGCGGCGAGGGGAAGGCGTGGGTGTTCCACGGCGGACCCGGCGGTCTCGCGGCGGGCCACAGCTGGTCCGCGGAGCCGAACCAGCTCGAGGCCCAGTTCGGCGTGTCGGTCGCCACCGCAGGGGACGTCGACGGCGACGGGTACGCCGACGTGGTGGTGGGTGCCAACGCCTTCGACAACGGACAGACCAACGAGGGCGCGGTCTACCTCTACCGCGGGTCCGCGTCGGGACTGTCCGCGTCGTACACCCATCGCATCGAGTCGGACGGGCCCGGCGCGCTGCTGGGGACGTCGGTCGCCACCGCCGGGGACGTCAACGGCGACGGTTTCGCGGACGTCATCGCGGGGGCGCTCAACTTCGACGGGGCGGGAACCGATCGCGGACGGATCTACGTGTGGCCGGGAAGCGCCCAAGGATTGCGTACGTCCTCGCCGTGGACCTTCGACGGCGACCAGGACTCGGGGAAGATCGGGAGATCCGTCGCGACGGCGGGGGACGTCAACGGCGACGGGTACTCCGACGTGATCGCCGGGGCCTCCGACTACGACGCGGGCCAGACCAACGAGGGGCGCGCCTATCTCTTCCTCGGATCGGGAGACGGGCTGACGACGGCCTCCCTCGACGACATCGTCCTCTCGGGAGCGACGGTGGACACCGACTTCGGATGGTCCGTCGCCTCCGCCGGCGACGTCAACGGCGACGGCTTCTCCGACGTGATCGTGGGCGCCGAGGGATACGACAACGGGCAGACGGACGAGGGCGGCGCGTTCGTCTACCTCGGGTCGGGAGGCGGATTGCCGACCTCCCCGAACGCCACGCTCCAGTCGAACCAGGCCGGCGCGCTGTTCGGGTGGGCGGTCGCGGGCGCGGGGGACGTCAACGGCGACGGTTACGACGACGTGGTGGTCGGCGCCCCCGAGTTCAACATCAACACCGGGCAACCGGTACGCACCGGGAGGGTCTTCGTGTTCCATGGCGGCCCCTCGGGCGTCGACCCCACCGCGGACTTCCAGGACTCGCACTACGGCACGTCGGGCCCACCGGACGCCAACTTCGGCGAGAGCGTCTCCGGCGCGGGTGACGTCAATGGGGACGGCTTCGCGGACGTCGTGGTCGGTGCCCGGAGCGCCGGCGAGGCGTTCGTGTACCACGGCTCGGGAACGGGCTTGCGCAACGACAACGAGACCGCGCTCGCCGAAGGGAACGAGTTCGGTCGCAGCGTCTCCGGCGGCGGCGACGTCAATCGCGACGGCTTCTCGGACGTGATCGTCGGGCGCCCGGACACTTTCGGCTCCGACTTCGCCTACGTGTACTGCGGCTCGGCGGCCGGGGTCTCGGCGAGTCCCTGCTGGACGAAGGCCGGGACGTTCAGCGGCATGGGCCACGGCGTCGGCGGAGCCGGCGACGTCAACGGCGACGGTTTTTCCGACGTGGTGGTGATCGATCGCGCCTCGGGGGCGAGCAGCGGCCAATGGCAGGTGTTCCACGGGAGCGCGTCGGGGCTCTCCACGACGGCCGCTCGCACGGTCTCCTTCTCCTACCTCGATCGCGTCGGCTCCGCGGGAGACGTCAACGGCGACGGCTTCTCCGACGTCGTGATCGGCGCGGGATCCGGGAACTCGGCCGCGGTCTACCTCGGCTCGTCGACCGGCATCGGCTCGACCGCGGGTTGGTCGGTGACGGGCGCGAACGCCGGCGACCAGTTCGGGCACGCAGCCGCGGGAGCCGGGGACGTCAACGGCGACGGCTTCTCCGACGTGATCGTCGGCGCGTACGGCGAAGGATCGGGTGCCGTCCACGTCTATTACGGCGGCGGTGGGGACGGCCTCGATCGCCGTCCGCGGCAGATCCGGTCCTCCACCACCGCGCCGATCGCGCACGTCGGCAACGCCGACTCGTCCGATCGTTTCAGGATCCGACTCTTCCGGCGGACCCCCGCCGGCCGCGACTCCGTCGGGTACCAGTTCCAGGTCGCCTCTCCCGGGCAGGCTTTCGGTTCCGGCGTCAGCGGAACCGCCGGCCCCGCGGACTCCGGGGTTCCCGGCGCGAACGGAAGCGCCACGGACACGGAGAGGCTGGTCACCGGCCTCCTCCCGCAGACGGTGTACCGGTGGCGCGCGCGCTATTTCTCGCACAACCCTTACTTCCCGGCGTCGCGCTGGTTCGCCGTGCAGGGGAACAACGTCACCGAAGCGGACTTCAGGACCCCGTGCGCCACCCTCTGGTACCGCGACGCGGACGGCGATACGTACGGCACGTCGTCGCTGTCGCAGAACGCCTGCGCCCAACCCACCGGCTACGTCGCGACGGCGGGAGACTGCAACGACGCCGACGACTCGATGTTCCCCGGGAATCCGGAGGTTTGCGACGGGAAGGACAACGACTGCAACGGGACGGCGGACGCCCTCCCCGCGCCGACCGGGACGCCCTCGATCGCCACGATCACGCGAAGCGGCATCTCGGTCACCTTCAGCTGGGCTGCGGTAGCCGGGGCCGACCGCTACGACACGGTGCGCGGGCGGCTTCTCCTCCTGAAGTCGTCGGGAGGCGATTTCACCTCGACGGTGGACAACTGCTCAGCCAACGACGCGACATCGACGTCCGTGACCGACCCCTACCCGACGCCGGTCAACGATCATTTCTACTTCCTGGTTCGCGCCGTGAACTGCGCCACGAACGGCACCTACGACGAGCCGGCGGGGACGCAGGTGGGGCTCCGCGACGCGGAGGTGCAGGGGGCGGCGGGAGGAACGTGCCCGTGA